Genomic window (Spirosoma sp. KCTC 42546):
CTTTCGGGCACCCGGCGTAATGCCCGGCGCTTCTTCCACCGCTTTACCCCCTTTGGCCAGTGCCATCAACGCAACTTCGATTTTTTTTGTACGCGCGGGGTCGGGATCTGGTGCCGATTTTGGCGCGTTGAAGAGTGGCCCAATACGTGGTATTTTTCGTTCTTCTGTGCCATTTTTCCACACTAATTCGGTCACCTCACCCCTGGCGTTAGGGCTGAATGTGACGTACGCATCCCGATCCGCTGAGACAAAACGCGTTGCTGTTTCGGGCACGAATTCTTCATCATCAAACCCATCGGTCAGCGTAAACAGCCGATCTTTGGTGGCTATAAAGGTGATCATCCGGTTGTTGTAAAGTTCGTAGCGTCCTTCATAAGCCGTGAGGGTTTTTGCCGTGACAGGAACCGCTATGCGTTTGGCGGGCGACGATGACTTATAACCCGCCCAATGGTATTGCCTGGCAACTTCATCTACAATATGCCCCATCATCCGGGAGTTGTCGTTGGCATTGATCATGATCGCTACACCCTGACCTGTTTCAGCGCCAGCCGTGAGCAAGGCATCGAACCCTTCATCCCGCCCGTTGTGTCCGAAACGCATCGTTGGGCCGTCTCCCTCCAGAAAAATGCCCAAGCCATCCTTGTCCTTTTGGTCGGTCAGCATCTGCTGGGTCATTTCCTTCGACAATACAGACCCGGCTTTCCCCGCGAACGCATTTTGAATGCCCATGGCAAATCGGGCCAGATCGGAAGATGTTGTCCACAGTCCGGCGGCTGCCATTTCGGGGTAAATATGCCAGCGTCCTTTTACGAGACTCCGGTCGCCGTAATGGCCCGTCGCCGTGAGTTTGGCTTTATCGGCCGGAAGAGGTTGCTGGTAGGTGCTCTCGTTCATGTTCATCGGCCCCAATACCGTTTCCTGCATAAACTCTGGGAAGGGTTTGCCTGTCACGTCGAGCATGAGTTGCTGCATGACTGTGTAGCCACCACCCGAATAACGCCAGCGGGTACCCGGTACAAAATCCGCCCGAACCGCAGGTGTGTTGGCAGGAGGGGAGCCATCGAGAATCTGTACCACTGATGGAATGGGTTTGCCTACCTCGTAACCAGGGAAACCGTGTACGGTTAGCCCCGTTGTGTGGCTGAGTAATCCCCGCAGGGTCACTTTCTTATCCTTCGTGAGTTCATTCTCCGGGACTTTCCAGGTCTTTAATTTGACGTTTACATCCTCATCGAGCGCCAACTTGCCTTTTTCGGTCAGGTACAAAGCCCCGGCAGCCGCCACCGACTTACTAATGGAACCGGCCTGAAACAGGGTAGATGCTGTGATGGGTGTAGTACTGTTCTTGTCAATGGTGCCGTACCCTTTCGCTTTCACGATCTTGCCGTCCTGGATGATGGCGATGGACAGACCGGGTACGTGCCGTTTTTGCATTTGCTTCTTAATGAACTCATCGAGATCGTCGGCACGGCTTTCGGAAGCTAGGGACAACAGCGAAAGGACAACGAGGGACTGGAGTAATTGACGCATAGGCATGACAGTGAGGGGAATAGTCAACCTAAAGATGCGTAAAAAACGGCTTTCGTTGCCTGATAAGGTTTTTTCGACAGGATTAACAGGATAAAACAGGATTATAAAGCCTAAAATCCTGTTTTGTCCTGTTAATCCTGTCAGAAAAAAACACTCCTGCCGAATCGAATTAAAAATGGCCTGTACCGTTTCGTAGCAGGTTAGGTAAAGGCTTACTGTTTTCGGGTTTTAAAAATGCCCGCTTTCAGATCGTAGCCCGCCGATTGGGGCAGTAGATTCAGGTAATCTGGTGGCAACCCATTGGTTTTTACCTCGCTCAACAGAATCGTGCCCGTTTTTTTGACTCCCTGTTCGATCTGGTTCGTTTCATTGGCCTCAATAGCGCCTTTGGAACCGTAAAAGCCCATGTAATGCGCATTCCCCGCGATGACCGAATTGCTGAACGTGTACTTAGGCGTTGTATCCGGGGCCCTGAGCCAGACGTATTCGCAATTGGTAACAATGTTGTTGCGAAACAGGAAGTCGGATTCGTACGGACCGAACCACACCG
Coding sequences:
- a CDS encoding serine hydrolase, which gives rise to MRQLLQSLVVLSLLSLASESRADDLDEFIKKQMQKRHVPGLSIAIIQDGKIVKAKGYGTIDKNSTTPITASTLFQAGSISKSVAAAGALYLTEKGKLALDEDVNVKLKTWKVPENELTKDKKVTLRGLLSHTTGLTVHGFPGYEVGKPIPSVVQILDGSPPANTPAVRADFVPGTRWRYSGGGYTVMQQLMLDVTGKPFPEFMQETVLGPMNMNESTYQQPLPADKAKLTATGHYGDRSLVKGRWHIYPEMAAAGLWTTSSDLARFAMGIQNAFAGKAGSVLSKEMTQQMLTDQKDKDGLGIFLEGDGPTMRFGHNGRDEGFDALLTAGAETGQGVAIMINANDNSRMMGHIVDEVARQYHWAGYKSSSPAKRIAVPVTAKTLTAYEGRYELYNNRMITFIATKDRLFTLTDGFDDEEFVPETATRFVSADRDAYVTFSPNARGEVTELVWKNGTEERKIPRIGPLFNAPKSAPDPDPARTKKIEVALMALAKGGKAVEEAPGITPGARKDFMQGAGVLSDLKSMTFISTEDVKGRGIERHAGKVDQILNYKITTNNTPHYVIVHLTSDGLVTDYDVVEK